A region of Vitis vinifera cultivar Pinot Noir 40024 chromosome 13, ASM3070453v1 DNA encodes the following proteins:
- the LOC100265470 gene encoding (+)-borneol dehydrogenase 2, with protein MAATSIDNSPLPSQRLLGKVALVTGGATGIGESIVRLFLKQGAKVCIVDVQDDLGQKLCDTLGGDPNVSFFHCDVTIEDDVCHAVDFTVTKFGTLDIMVNNAGMAGPPCSDIRNVEVSMFEKVFDVNVKGVFLGMKHAARIMIPLKKGTIISLCSVSSAIAGVGPHAYTGSKCAVAGLTQSVAAEMGGHGIRVNCISPYAIATGLALAHLPEDERTEDAMAGFRAFVGKNANLQGVELTVDDVAHAAVFLASDEARYISGLNLMLDGGFSCTNHSLRVFR; from the exons ATGGCAGCCACCAGCATTGATAATTCCCCACTTCCTAGCCAAAG atTATTAGGGAAAGTGGCGCTGGTCACTGGTGGAGCCACTGGAATTGGAGAGAGTATCGTGCGTCTATTCCTTAAGCAAGGTGCAAAAGTTTGTATTGTTGATGTGCAAGATGACCTTGGCCAGAAGCTCTGTGACACGCTTGGCGGTGACCCAAATGTAAGTTTTTTCCATTGTGATGTCACAATAGAGGATGATGTTTGCCATGCAGTCGACTTCACAGTTACTAAATTTGGCACACTTGACATTATGGTCAACAATGCTGGCATGGCAGGCCCACCTTGTTCTGATATTCGTAACGTGGAAGTATCAATGTTTGAGAAGGTATTTGATGTAAATGTAAAGGGTGTCTTCCTTGGAATGAAGCATGCGGCTCGTATCATGATCCCATTGAAGAAAGGAACAATCATATCCTTATGCAGTGTTTCGAGTGCCATAGCAGGTGTTGGCCCACATGCATACACAGGTTCTAAGTGTGCTGTTGCTGGCCTGACACAGAGTGTTGCCGCGGAGATGGGGGGACATGGGATACGAGTCAACTGCATTTCACCCTATGCAATTGCTACAGGCTTGGCTTTGGCTCACCTGCCTGAGGATGAGAGGACGGAGGATGCCATGGCTGGTTTCCGTGCTTTCGTAGGAAAAAATGCAAACTTGCAGGGGGTGGAATTGACAGTTGATGACGTTGCTCATGCTGCAGTCTTCTTAGCTAGCGACGAGGCGAGGTACATAAGCGGCCTTAATCTCATGCTTGATGGGGGCTTCTCCTGCACAAATCACTCGCTTCGGGTCTTCAGATGA